One segment of Triticum aestivum cultivar Chinese Spring chromosome 2A, IWGSC CS RefSeq v2.1, whole genome shotgun sequence DNA contains the following:
- the LOC123188768 gene encoding DEAD-box ATP-dependent RNA helicase 53, with protein sequence MNSLLRRALSASSSPARPQRALLSALLSPPPAGSPQPCRLPAPQPLEPPRQRAFHASPGPLGFRSTTPAPWPGTVSESGAAAGDDGLEVARLGISPQIVERLATRGITRLFPIQRAVLEPAMQGKDMIGRARTGTGKTLAFGIPIMDRILRHNEKNGSGRNPLAIILAPTRELARQVEKEFKESAPLDTLCVYGGVPISQQMRTLNYGVDVVVGTPGRVIDLLRRGVLNLSEIQFVVLDEADQMLAVGFDEAVEVIMEKLPQNRQSMLFSATMPSWIRKLTNQYLKDPVIIDLVGDSEQKLPEGISLYSIVSENYGKSSILGPLIKEHADGGKCIIFTQTKREADRLAYAMGRSYACQALHGDISQNQRERTLSGFRDGRFNILVATDVAARGLDIPNVDLVVHYEIPNSSELFVHRSGRTARAGKKGIAILMYTYEQSRTVKVIEQDIGCRFTELPKVAATDEAADLFNVMRDTRSRSVGTRRSGGSSFSHGGGFGERHSRGFGDFDSFGGTPNRTGWSRDAGSRYRGGFGDSRRPSQPSNGFGRSSGFGDSWRGPQPSDGFGRSSFNRLGGFGEFEEGNSRSGRFPRRSDDSDPSRYGRSSNGFGTSDFGRPGSIKD encoded by the exons ATGAACTCGCTGCTCCGCCGCGCGCTCTCTGCCTCCTCTTCGCCGGCGCGTCCGCAGAGAGCGCTCCTCTCGGCGCTTCTCTCTCCTCCGCCGGCCGGCTCTCCCCAGCCATGTCGCCTCCCCGCGCCGCAGCCGCTGGAGCCACCGAGGCAGCGAGCGTTCCACGCCTCTCCGGGACCCCTGGGGTTCAGGTCCACTACCCCCGCTCCGTGGCCCGGGACGGTCTCGGAGTCCGGCGCGGCAGCGGGGGATGACGGGCTGGAGGTCGCGAGGCTGGGGATCTCGCCGCAGATCGTGGAGAGACTCGCCACGCGGGGCATCACCAGGCTCTTCCCCATCCAG AGAGCTGTTCTTGAACCAGCAATGCAAGGTAAAGACATGATTGGCCGTGCTCGAACTGGAACTGGAAAAACCTTGGCTTTTGGCATTCCTATCATGGACAGGATTCTTCGTCACAATGAAAAGAATGG AAGTGGTAGAAATCCTTTAGCCATCATCTTGGCACCTACTCGAGAACTCGCTCGACAAGTTGAGAAGGAATTTAAGGAATCTGCTCCATTAGACACTCTTTGTGTGTATGGAGGTGTTCCCATCAGTCAGCAAATGAGAACTCTTAATTATGGTGTTGACGTTGTGGTTGGAACTCCAGGGCGTGTTATTGATCTTTTGAGAAGAGGTGTTCTAAACTTATCAGAAATCCAATTTGTGGTTCTGGATGAAGCTGATCAGATGCTGGCTGTGGGTTTTGATGAAGCTGTTGAGGTGATCATGGAGAAGCTGCCACAAAACCGACAAAGTATGCTGTTCTCTGCAACAATGCCTAGTTGGATCAGAAAACTTACAAACCAGTACTTAAAAGATCCAGTCATAATTGACCTT GTTGGTGACTCAGAACAGAAATTACCTGAAGGAATCTCTCTTTATTCAATTGTATCTGAGAACTATGGGAAGTCCTCGATTCTTGGTCCATTGATTAAA GAGCATGCTGATGGTGGGAAGTGCATTATATTTACTCAAACTAAACGAGAAGCAGATAGATTGGCATATGCCATGGGCAGGAGTTATGCATGTCAGGCGCTGCATGGAGATATCTCACAAAATCAGAGAGAAAGGACACTCTCAGGATTTCGAGATGGCCGCTTTAACATCCTTGTAGCAACTGATGTTGCAGCCCGTGGATTAGACATACCCAATGTTGATCTA GTGGTACACTACGAAATCCCAAACTCGTCAGAGTTATTTGTTCACAGATCTGGACGAACTGCACGGGCAGGGAAGAAAGGCATTGCCATTCTAATGTACACATATGAACAAAGTAGAACTGTAAAGGTCATCGAGCAGGATATAGGATGCAGGTTCACAGAG CTTCCCAAGGTTGCAGCTACAGATGAAGCTGCAGACCTGTTTAATGTTATGAGAGACACTCGCTCTAGATCAGTTGGAACCAGAAGAAGTGGTGGTTCCTCTTTCAGCCACGGCGGTGGCTTTGGCGAACGCCACTCCCGTGGCTTTGGTGATTTTGACAGCTTTGGCGGTACCCCTAATCGTACTGGGTGGTCCAGGGATGCGGGTTCAAGATACCGTGGCGGGTTCGGGGATTCTCGACGACCTTCTCAACCTTCCAATGGCTTTGGCAGGTCCAGCGGGTTCGGAGATTCTTGGCGAGGTCCTCAACCTTCTGATGGTTTTGGCAGGTCTAGCTTCAATCGCCTGGGTGGATTTGGCGAATTTGAAGAAGGCAACAGCAGAAGTGGTCGGTTCCCCAGGAGATCCGATGATTCAGACCCTTCACGGTATGGCAGAAGCTCCAATGGTTTTGGCACCTCTGATTTCGGCAGACCAGGCAGCATTAAGGATTAA